From Saprospiraceae bacterium, one genomic window encodes:
- a CDS encoding response regulator transcription factor has protein sequence MIKILYIEDEPSLAKIVKESLQSRSYEILHLLDGMKLLESFQSFQPDICLFDVMLPVKDGFTLGKELRIHYPSIPIIFITAKNQTADVLQGFQAGGNDYIKKPFSLEELIVRINNLYQLCYQSQTPAGSENMISIGRYKFSPTRLELILESEVKRLSYREAQLLVMLINHKNEVVNRKYILDTVWGDDHFFNSRNLDVYITKLRQYLKEDKRVQILTLKAVGYRLVDG, from the coding sequence ATGATCAAGATCCTTTATATTGAAGACGAACCATCACTGGCGAAAATTGTAAAAGAGTCCTTACAGAGTAGATCTTATGAAATCTTGCACCTGTTGGATGGCATGAAGTTGCTTGAATCTTTTCAATCTTTTCAGCCCGACATCTGTCTGTTTGATGTGATGTTGCCGGTCAAGGATGGATTCACTCTTGGTAAAGAATTGCGCATTCATTACCCAAGCATACCTATTATTTTTATTACCGCAAAAAATCAGACGGCAGATGTACTGCAGGGATTTCAAGCAGGAGGGAACGATTATATTAAAAAACCATTTAGCTTGGAAGAGCTAATTGTTAGAATCAATAATCTTTATCAATTGTGTTATCAAAGTCAAACTCCAGCAGGGTCTGAAAATATGATCTCAATAGGTCGGTATAAATTTTCACCCACAAGGTTGGAGTTAATTTTGGAATCAGAAGTTAAGCGTTTATCCTATAGAGAGGCACAGCTTTTGGTGATGTTGATTAATCACAAGAACGAAGTGGTCAATCGAAAGTACATCTTGGATACGGTGTGGGGTGATGATCATTTTTTCAATTCTCGCAATTTGGATGTGTACATTACAAAATTAAGACAATATCTTAAAGAAGATAAGCGGGTGCAGATCCTTACTTTGAAAGCAGTGGGATACAGACTTGTGGATGGATGA